The DNA segment CGAAATTTAAGATTGTATACAATATAAAGCAGATAAAAAAATTCATTCCGAGCGAATAACTTATGACAGAACTTACAGCGAATAATAATACAGATATAATCACAGCTATTTTTATAGATAATTGCCCGGAGGCAATCGGTCTGTTTTTCTTAACCGGGTGTTGTTGATCGTTTTTATAATCAGCAATATCGTTAATATAATATACCATTGAAGCCGCAAAACAGAAGGCTGCAAATCCCTTAATTGCCAACAATAACGATTGCGGTTCAGTAAATTTTTTGGCAAATATTAAAGCCGCAAAAACAACTAAGTTTTTTATCCAGTGATGAGGCCTGGCTGTTTTAATAATAGCGCTAAACACAGTGTATTATAAAGCGAAAGGCGACTTGCATGTCAAGTAATAAAATCTTGTATAGGTTGTCATTTAATGTTATTCAGCTATCCGAAAAATATTTAATAGGCAATCTCTTAAGCCCGCTCGGATTATCGAAAAAGAAATTACATTTACTCCAGCCGCCAAGTGCTAACCCAAACCTGACAGCCTATAGGAAAATATCCGTTTGTTTCCAAATAACAACGGCACTACTCGACATCCACCATGCACCGAAAACCTTTGGAACTAATATCCTTTTGGATTTTATTCGCTTTTTTACGGTTATCTGTTTTGGTCAGAATCACAATGTAATCGCCATCAGCGCGTTTTTCGGCTTTGCTGTTAATTCCAAATCGCTTCATTACATCTATTTGTTTTAAAGCTGATGTTTCGCTTTTAAAAACGCCCGCGCTTATCACATAAACGGAGTCTTTAGGCAAGCTGTATGAAGTCTCGATTGTTTCATTGCTTCTGAGGATTTCTACAGAATTATCATTTTGACTCAATATCTCTTTCCTATCAAAACCGATATTGCGGTTGCCGCCAAAATTGAATGTAAACGAAAATGAATGAGTGCTTCCAAGCTGATTTTTCGGGTTGAAAGCATAATCGATATGACTGTTCGATAAATTCAAACCGATACCGAAATTTGCGGTATTGGAGATATTATCGCCGCCAAAACCTCCCGCTCCTGAACGAAGCGACAGGAAATTTGTCAATTGATAATCCAATCCGGCGGCTATTGAGACATCTCCCTCAAACGGGATTTTTGCGCCGACAATAATTTCTACCGGCAGGCGCATCGGACTAAATGAGGAACCTAAGGAAACGGAAACAGGCAGACTATAGCTTTCAACTTCATATTTTATTTTGGGGCCAAGGTTATTAAAGGCGATTCCGAATTTGAAATTATCGCCTATATACTGAGAACCGATGTCAAGCGCATAACCGTTTGCATTAATTTCTGCCAGTTTTTCCATTATAAATTTGCCGCTGATGCCTAAGTACAAATCGCTGGAAATATTTCGGCTATATGATATTATTCCCGCCAGACTATAAGCGCTTATACTGCCCTGATGCTGGTCATATTCGTTATATACGTTAATTTGCCCCATATGCAGATAAGCGGTAGAAAAACCAAATGTTGATTTGGAGCCTATAGGGAATGCGCCGCCTATGAATTCATAGGAAATATCCTGAAACCACATATAATGCATGAGGTTTATGCCAGACCGTTCTATTGATGAAAGCCCGGCGGGATTGTAATAACTTGAGGCTATATCGTTGCTTAGGGCTGATGATGCGCCTCCCAGCGACGCCTGGTATGGCGATACGCTTATATTTAGAAAATCGGCGGAAACCGTACCGGACGCTAAAGCCATTGCGGGTACGGTTAGCGATACGAATATTATCATAGCTAAATTTTTAATCATGAGAATCTCCTCCTACCGATGGCACTATTGCAAATGTCATGCCTTCAGCCTCGAATTGGGAGGTTTGTTTTCAACATGTTTATTATCATCGACTTAACCATTTCAAATCGAATGCATATCTATATAATTATACGGCATTCAACGGGTTATATTTATACAATAATATTA comes from the Candidatus Zixiibacteriota bacterium genome and includes:
- a CDS encoding PorV/PorQ family protein; translated protein: MIKNLAMIIFVSLTVPAMALASGTVSADFLNISVSPYQASLGGASSALSNDIASSYYNPAGLSSIERSGINLMHYMWFQDISYEFIGGAFPIGSKSTFGFSTAYLHMGQINVYNEYDQHQGSISAYSLAGIISYSRNISSDLYLGISGKFIMEKLAEINANGYALDIGSQYIGDNFKFGIAFNNLGPKIKYEVESYSLPVSVSLGSSFSPMRLPVEIIVGAKIPFEGDVSIAAGLDYQLTNFLSLRSGAGGFGGDNISNTANFGIGLNLSNSHIDYAFNPKNQLGSTHSFSFTFNFGGNRNIGFDRKEILSQNDNSVEILRSNETIETSYSLPKDSVYVISAGVFKSETSALKQIDVMKRFGINSKAEKRADGDYIVILTKTDNRKKANKIQKDISSKGFRCMVDVE